Proteins encoded within one genomic window of Brassica rapa cultivar Chiifu-401-42 chromosome A09, CAAS_Brap_v3.01, whole genome shotgun sequence:
- the LOC103838677 gene encoding polygalacturonase At1g48100 → MKSITTFKIYSFCIPFTNVCTYILYIHVYFSSFFISQHINKKMSFASKLLYAFFLILLSSARVTHNMNLSPSPAPNPAYYDDNNNASTVFDVTSFGAIGDCRTDDTSAFKMAWDTACMTIGVDSAVLLVPYTFCFLVKPTSFNGPCRTRLTLQIDGIIVSPDGPKSWPWNFKRQWLMFYRVNGLSIQGSGLVNGRGQKWWDLPCKPHKGVNGTTQPGPCDSPVAIRIFQSSDVKIKGLTFKNSAQFHVRFDNCDDVVVDSVTINAPASSPNTDGIHIENTHNVQIRNSVISNGDDCVSIGAGCFNVDIKNITCGPSHGISIGSLGVHNSSAWVSNITVTNSTIWNSDNGVRIKTWQGGSGLVSRIVFRNILMVNVRNPIMIDQYYCQTKNCANQTSAVIISDVLYANIKGSYDLRSPPMHFGCSDSFPCTNLRLEDVDLFPYKGQLFENPFCWNAYGSMQTVTVPPVNCLLEALPGC, encoded by the exons atgaagtcCATTACTACCTTTAAAATTTATTCTTTTTGTATACCCTTTACAAATGtgtgtacatatatattatatatacatgtatatttcTCATCATTCTTCATCTCACAacacattaacaaaaaaatgtcaTTCGCTTCTAAACTCTTGTATGCATTCTTCTTGATCTTATTATCATCGGCTCGAGTTACTCACAACATGAATCTAAGCCCATCACCAGCTCCAAATCCAGCTTATTATGATGATAACAACAATGCCTCAACTGTCTTCGACGTGACTTCGTTTGGAGCCATCGGCGATTGCAGGACGGACGACACTTCAGCATTCAAGATGGCATGGGACACGGCATGTATGACCATAGGTGTTGACTCAGCCGTGCTTCTTGTTCCTTACACCTTTTGTTTCTTGGTGAAGCCAACCAGCTTCAATGGTCCTTGCAGAACTCGCCTTACACTACAA ATCGATGGGATCATTGTGTCTCCCGATGGACCGAAGTCGTGGCCATGGAACTTCAAGAGGCAGTGGCTAATGTTCTACCGAGTGAACGGATTATCAATTCAAGGCTCTGGTCTTGTCAATGGTCGTGGTCAAAAATGGTGGGACCTTCCTTGCAAACCTCACAAGGGAGTTAATGGAACGACTCAGCCCGGTCCATGTGACAGTCCTGTG GCAATTAGAATATTTCAAAGCTCAGACGTGAAAATCAAAGGGCTTACCTTCAAGAACAGTGCTCAGTTCCATGTAAGGTTTGACAATTGCGATGACGTGGTTGTAGACTCTGTGACCATCAATGCACCAGCCTCTAGTCCCAACACTGATGGGATCCACATTGAGAATACACATAACGTTCAGATTCGCAATTCTGTTATTTCCAACG GAGATGATTGTGTTTCAATCGGAGCCGGCTGCTTTAATGTGGATATTAAGAATATTACCTGCGGTCCAAGCCACGGTATTAG CATAGGAAGCCTTGGAGTCCACAACTCAAGTGCATGGGTCTCGAACATAACCGTGACAAACTCAACCATATGGAACTCAGACAACGGTGTTCGGATAAAGACATGGCAAGGAGGGTCAGGGTTGGTTTCAAGAATCGTTTTCCGCAACATTTTGATGGTGAACGTTCGTAACCCTATAATGATAGACCAATACTACTGCCAAACCAAGAACTGTGCGAACCAAACCAGCGCAGTCATCATCAGCGATGTCCTGTATGCGAATATCAAAGGGAGCTACGATCTGAGAAGCCCACCTATGCATTTTGGTTGCAGCGACTCTTTCCCCTGTACAAACTTAAGACTAGAGGATGTTGACCTCTTTCCTTACAAAGGCCAGCTTTTTGAAAACCCATTTTGCTGGAATGCGTATGGAAGCATGCAGACGGTTACTGTCCCGCCTGTTAATTGCCTGCTTGAGGCGCTTCCGGGCTGCTGA
- the LOC103838676 gene encoding pyrrolidone-carboxylate peptidase 1, whose product MGSEGPTAVTINITGFKKFHGVAENPTEKMANNLKEYLAKNPQSKDVVLGSCTVLETAGQGALASLYQLLQSAINTKESESVTCGKTIWVHFGVNSGATKFAVEQQAVNEATFRCPDELGWKPQHLPIVPSDGPISTVRKTTVPVEEITKALEKKGFEVITSDDAGRFVCNYVYYHSLRFAEQNKTYSLFVHVPLFVAVDEETQMRFTASLLEVLASVCK is encoded by the exons ATGGGTTCTGAAGGACCAACGGCAGTGACAATCAACATCACAGGCTTCAAGAAGTTCCATGGAGTTGCTGAAAACCCAACGGAGAAAATGGCAAACAACCTGAAAGAATATTTAGCTAAGAATCCTCAGTCGAAAGACGTTGTTCTTGGAAGCTGTACCGTGCTTGAGACAGCTGGTCAAGGAGCTCTCGCTTCTCTTTATCAGTTACTACAATCCGCAATTAACACGAAAGAATCAGAGTCAGTGACCTGTGGAAAAACCATATGG GTTCACTTTGGAGTTAATAGTGGCGCTACGAAATTCGCAGTTGAGCAACAAGCTGTGAATGAAGCGACGTTCCGTTGCCCTGATGAATTGGGTTGGAAGCCTCAG CATTTGCCTATTGTTCCCTCTGATGGTCCAATCTCAACTGTAAGAAAG ACTACTGTTCCTGTTGAAGAGATAACAAAGGCCTTGGAGAAGAAGGGCTTTGAGGTGATAACATCAGATGATGCAGGTCGTTTTGTGTGCAACTATGTCTATTACCACTCACTGAGATTTGCAGAACAGAACAAGACCTATTCACTCTTTGTTCACGTTCCTCTTTTCGTCGCTGTGGATGAGGAGACTCAGATGAGATTCACTGCTTCTCTCCTGGAGGTACTCGCTTCTGTTTGCAAGTAA
- the LOC103838779 gene encoding uncharacterized protein LOC103838779 isoform X2: MDSNGSVVIHFEHGVDRHISTLVMKGRYEEITYSHLVDRIGKKLKIDVDATKLQLSYFPLVLNNKNSYYILDDEDVLGYLMMVDKKNRRCVLHVELTKIVSENQSNEMFSMNEENLSDARANDGMVGVGELEIVPHIQEDEFEHEKISEEGDEMDDREELPAVTTVEPPVVNSEWDDGIDISLHQEFATREEVRDLVDKGVHSNCFEVDIQKSNPRVYILKCRGAGCRWYLRAPKLKNSDFFSIRTYRKIHTCSRGDASVMKKKKIGTPSLVASVVHSDYPGKYKTPDPKTLIDLVQNKLGVKVSYSMALRGKIKL; encoded by the coding sequence ATGGATAGCAATGGATCTGTGGTGATACACTTTGAACATGGTGTAGACCGACATATTTCTACTTTGGTGATGAAAGGAAGATATGAGGAGATTACTTATTCCCACTTGGTTGATAGAATAGGCAAAAAACTGAAGATTGATGTAGATGCCACCAAGCTTCAACTGAGTTACTTTCCGCTGGtcttgaataataaaaattcttATTATATCTTGGATGATGAAGATGTTTTAGGATATTTGATGATGGTAGATAAGAAGAACCGACGTTGTGTCTTGCATGTGGAACTTACCAAAATCGTCTCAGAAAATCAGAGCAACGAGATGTTTTCTATGAATGAGGAAAATCTGAGTGATGCCAGAGCTAATGATGGCATGGTTGGAGTTGGAGAGTTGGAAATTGTTCCTCATATTCAGGAGGATGAGTTTGAGCATGAGAAAATCAGTGAAGAGGGTGATGAAATGGATGATAGGGAGGAGTTGCCGGCTGTTACAACAGTTGAACCTCCTGTTGTCAATTCAGAATGGGATGATGGCATTGATATTAGTCTTCATCAAGAATTTGCGACTAGAGAAGAAGTGAGGGATTTAGTGGACAAAGGTGTGCATTCCAATTGTTTTGAGGTTGATATACAGAAGTCGAATCCTCGGGTTTACATATTGAAATGTCGTGGGGCTGGATGCAGATGGTATTTACGAGCTCCAAAGCTGAAGAACTCTGATTTTTTCTCTATCAGAACGTATAGAAAGATTCATACGTGCTCTCGTGGAGATGCAAGTgtcatgaagaagaagaaaataggcACGCCAAGCTTGGTCGCATCAGTGGTGCACTCTGATTATCCCGGCAAATACAAGACTCCGGATCCAAAGACTCTCATAGATTTGGTGCAGAACAAGCTGGGTGTTAAAGTTTCATATTCTATGGCTTTGAGAGGGAAAATAAAGCTTTGA
- the LOC103838675 gene encoding pentatricopeptide repeat-containing protein At1g56690, mitochondrial: MKRAHLILHRSYCTVNSSFQISRLSKVGQINEARKCFDSLRFKAIGSWNSIVSGYFSNGMPAEARHLFDEMPERNIVSWNGLVSGYIKNGMITEAREAFETMPERNVVSWTAMVKGYVQEGMVAEAETLFWRMPERNEVSWTVMLGGFIDDRRVDDARRLYDMMPVKDVVASTNMIGGLCKEGRVDEARMIFDDMRDRNVITWTSMVTGYCQNNRVDVARKLFEVMPEKTEVSWTSMLLGYTLSGRMEEAEEFFEAMPVRPVIACNAMIVGLGERGEIGKARRVFDSMNERDDATWRGMIKAYERNGFELEAIDLFGVMQRQGVRPSFPSLISVLSVCGALASLEYGRQVHAHLVRCRFDVDVYVASVLMTMYVKCGELVKAKLVFDRFTSKDVIMWNSIISGYASHGLGEEALKVFHEMPSSGTMPNKVTIIAILTACSYAGKVEEGVEIFESMESRFCVAPSVEHYSCTVDMLGRAGRIDEAMKLIETMTVKPDATVWGALLGACRTHSRLDLAEVAAKKLFEIEPENAGPYVLLSSINASRANWGDVAEMRKDMRNKNVSKFPGCSWIEVDKKVHTFFRGDVRNHPEKTLISMMLEKTEGLLREAGYSPDCSHVLHDVDEEEKMDNLRLHSERLAVAYGLLKLPEGVPIRVIKNLRVCGDCHAAIKLISKVMEREIILRDANRFHHFKKGVCSCKDYW, encoded by the coding sequence ATGAAGAGGGCTCACTTAATCCTGCACAGAAGCTACTGCACAGTCAATTCCAGTTTCCAAATCTCTCGCCTCTCAAAGGTCGGCCAAATCAACGAAGCTCGCAAGTGTTTCGATTCGCTACGCTTCAAAGCAATCGGTTCATGGAACTCCATCGTCTCCGGGTACTTCTCAAACGGCATGCCAGCAGAAGCGCGCCAcctgttcgacgaaatgcccGAGAGAAACATCGTTTCCTGGAACGGTTTGGTTTCAGGGTATATCAAAAACGGGATGATTACGGAAGCCAGGGAAGCGTTTGAGACGATGCCGGAGAGGAACGTCGTCTCGTGGACGGCGATGGTGAAAGGCTATGTGCAAGAAGGTATGGTCGCTGAAGCGGAGACGTTGTTTTGGAGAATGCCTGAGAGGAATGAGGTTTCTTGGACTGTGATGCTTGGTGGGTTTATCGACGACAGGCGTGTTGACGACGCGCGTAGGTTGTATGATATGATGCCTGTGAAGGATGTTGTAGCGAGTACTAACATGATTGGTGGGTTGTGTAAAGAAGGTAGAGTAGATGAGGCTAGGATGATTTTTGATGATATGAGGGATAGGAATGTGATTACTTGGACGAGTATGGTTACGGGTTACTGTCAGAACAACCGTGTGGATGTTGCTAGGAAGCTGTTTGAAGTGATGCCGGAGAAGACTGAGGTTTCTTGGACTTCAATGCTTTTGGGGTATACACTGAGTGGGAGGATGGAAGAAGCTGAGGAGTTCTTTGAGGCAATGCCGGTGAGACCGGTTATCGCTTGTAATGCGATGATTGTTGGGTTGGGAGAGAGAGGGGAGATAGGGAAAGCGAGGAGGGTTTTTGATTCGATGAATGAGAGAGACGATGCTACTTGGAGGGGAATGATCAAAGCTTACGAGAGGAACGGTTTCGAATTGGAAGCTATTGATTTGTTTGGCGTAATGCAGAGACAAGGAGTCAGACCGAGTTTTCCGTCTTTGATCAGTGTTCTTTCGGTCTGTGGAGCCTTAGCGAGTCTCGAGTACGGTAGACAGGTCCATGCTCATTTGGTAAGATGTCGGTTTGATGTTGATGTGTACGTCGCCTCTGTTTTGATGACCATGTATGTGAAATGCGGCGAGCTTGTGAAGGCGAAGCTAGTGTTCGACAGGTTTACTTCAAAGGATGTTATCATGTGGAACTCGATCATTTCTGGTTACGCTTCTCACGGTTTAGGAGAAGAAGCTCTGAAGGTTTTCCATGAGATGCCGTCGTCTGGTACAATGCCTAACAAAGTCACCATAATCGCAATTCTGACGGCGTGTAGCTATGCAGGGAAAGTGGAGGAAGGGGTTGAGATATTCGAATCGATGGAGTCGAGGTTTTGCGTTGCACCAAGCGTTGAGCATTACTCCTGCACGGTGGATATGCTTGGGCGTGCGGGGAGGATAGACGAAGCGATGAAGCTGATCGAAACTATGACAGTAAAGCCAGACGCTACAGTTTGGGGAGCCCTGCTGGGGGCTTGTAGAACTCACTCGCGGCTTGATTTAGCTGAAGTTGCCGCGAAGAAACTCTTCGAGATCGAGCCAGAGAACGCTGGTCCGTACGTTTTGTTGTCTAGTATAAACGCGTCTCGAGCTAACTGGGGAGATGTTGCAGAGATGAGAAAAGACATGAGGAACAAGAATGTGAGTAAGTTCCCTGGTTGCAGCTGGATCGAAGTAGACAAGAAAGTGCACACTTTCTTCCGTGGAGATGTAAGAAACCATCCCGAGAAGACGTTGATATCGATGATGTTGGAGAAAACAGAGGGGTTATTGAGAGAAGCTGGTTATAGTCCTGACTGTAGCCACGTGTTGCACGACGTAGACGAGGAAGAGAAAATGGATAACTTGAGATTGCACAGCGAGAGACTCGCGGTTGCTTATGGACTCTTGAAGCTACCGGAAGGAGTTCCCATTCGAGTCATCAAAAATCTTAGAGTCTGTGGAGATTGCCACGCCGCCATTAAACTGATTTCGAAAGTGATGGAGCGAGAGATCATTCTTAGAGATGCAAACAGATTCCATCATTTCAAGAAGGGAGTGTGTTCCTGTAAAGATTattggtga
- the LOC103838674 gene encoding probable receptor-like protein kinase At5g18500 — MGSGLKSQLSRDSHIFGLKVWEVIGIAVALLIIAILSVLSFCLTSKKKSRRSKTGLPVIQIPQVSKEIKEVRVEHVSANNFAPREGILLTIQDRNNKDSDKVMVHLDMGKKRKNGGSSCSRSGSFHHLEITDKQSESGEELSLNQPSSSSSLYNIATPSPLAGLPESHLGWGHWFTLRDLEIATNRFSKENVIGEGGYGVVYRGDLINGTPVAVKKILNQLGQAEKEFRVEVDAIGHVRHKNLVRLLGYCIEGTHRILVYEYVNNGNLEQWLHGAMRQHGYLTWEARMKVLIGTSKALAYLHEAIEPKVVHRDIKSSNILINDEFNAKVSDFGLAKLLGAGKSHVTTRVMGTFGYVAPEYANTGLLNEKSDVYSFGVLLLEAITGRDPVDYGRPAHEVNLVEWLKMMVGTRRSEEVVDPNIEVRPPTRSLKRALLTALRCVDPDSEKRPKMSQVVRMLESEEYPIPREERRRPRTREGSMDSDIDMSTPVSRSQSKRR, encoded by the exons ATGGGCAGTGGCCTGAAGAGCCAGCTATCTAGAGATAGCCATATCTTTGGACTAAAGGTTTGGGAAGTAATTGGAATAGCTGTTGCATTACTCATCATAGCCATCCTCTCTGTTCTTTCGTTTTGTCTTACTTCGAAAAAGAAATCAAGAAGATCCAAAACCGGTCTTCCGGTTATCCAAATCCCTCAAGTCTCCAAGGAGATCAAAGAAGTGAGAGTTGAGCATGTCTCAGCAAATAACTTTGCTCCTCGTGAAGGCATTCTTCTCACAATTCAGGACAGGAACAACAAAGACTCAGACAAAGTAATGGTTCATTTAGATATggggaagaagagaaagaacgGTGGAAGTAGTTGTAGCCGGTCAGGCTCGTTTCACCATTTAGAGATCACAGATAAACAATCTGAGTCAGGTGAAGAACTTTCTTTAAACCagccttcatcatcatcatcattgtaTAACATTGCAACTCCATCTCCATTGGCTGGTTTGCCTGAGTCTCATCTTGGTTGGGGCCACTGGTTTACACTGAGAGATCTTGAAATAGCAACTAATAGATTCTCAAAGGAGAATGTTATCGGGGAAGGCGGTTACGGGGTTGTTTACAGAGGAGACTTGATCAATGGAACTcctgttgcagttaaaaagatTCTTAATCAATT GGGGCAAGCAGAGAAAGAGTTCAGAGTTGAGGTTGATGCTATTGGTCATGTGCGTCACAAGAACCTGGTCCGTCTTCTTGGTTACTGCATTGAAGGCACTCACAG GATATTGGTTTACGAGTACGTGAACAATGGAAACTTAGAACAGTGGCTTCACGGAGCAATGAGACAGCATGGATATCTAACGTGGGAAGCTAGGATGAAGGTTCTCATTGGTACATCGAAAGC TCTTGCTTATCTGCATGAAGCAATTGAGCCAAAGGTAGTTCACAGAGACATCAAGTCAAGCAACATACTGATCAATGACGAATTCAATGCAAAGGTTTCAGATTTTGGGCTTGCTAAGTTGCTTGGCGCTGGGAAAAGCCATGTGACAACTCGAGTAATGGGAACATTTGG GTATGTTGCTCCAGAATATGCAAATACAGGGTTGTTAAATGAAAAGAGTGATGTCTATAGCTTTGGTGTTTTGCTCTTAGAAGCAATCACAGGAAGAGACCCTGTGGATTATGGCCGTCCTGCTCATGAA GTGAACCTAGTGGAATGGTTGAAGATGATGGTCGGAACGAGAAGATCAGAAGAAGTAGTGGATCCAAACATAGAGGTAAGACCACCAACAAGATCATTGAAACGAGCCCTTTTGACGGCTCTGAGATGCGTCGATCCAGATTCCGAGAAACGGCCCAAAATGAGCCAGGTTGTACGGATGCTTGAGTCCGAAGAATACCCCATTCCTAGAGAG GAACGAAGGCGTCCAAGAACACGAGAGGGGAGCATGGACTCAGACATTGACATGAGTACACCAGTTTCAAGATCACAGAGCAAGAGACGATAA
- the LOC103838779 gene encoding uncharacterized protein LOC103838779 isoform X1 yields the protein MLQRMNPDTITRLEVDEKNQFKYMFFALGACIEGFKAIRQVIIMDGTHLKGVYKGVLLIATAQDPDHHHYPLAFAVVDGEKNASWEWFLTILKTLISDDPQLVFCTDRNQSIIKKVHEVYPLAIHGYCNYHLSNNVSGACSNVNKKGVAKKFRSIAGIYSEVEFIKCYNDFMKMYPQAAEYLDDSVHETKWARCKFPGERYNIDTTNTVESINGVLKEPRKYALLPMLDVIVEKITEWFNKYRLLSLRVPERQILIPHVHGILHHIYPTAKKLKVTELNTFEGHYNVLGEDGHGYLVDLSNKTCYCRCFDIDRYPCVHALAAIMARGEMAEHYCSRYYWMEQ from the coding sequence ATGTTACAAAGGATGAATCCTGATACCATTACACGATTAGAAGTGGATGAGAAGAACCAGTTTAAGTATATGTTCTTTGCGCTTGGAGCTTGCATCGAAGGGTTCAAGGCGATTAGGCAAGTGATAATAATGGATGGAACTCACCTGAAGGGTGTGTACAAAGGAGTGCTTCTCATTGCCACTGCTCAAGATCcagatcatcatcattatcccCTTGCTTTTGCAGTAGTAGATGGTGAGAAAAATGCAAGCTGGGAGTGGTTTTTAACTATATTAAAAACTTTGATATCAGATGATCCTCAGCTTGTATTTTGTACTGATAGAAACCAAAGCATCATCAAGAAAGTACACGAGGTATACCCATTGGCGATCCATGGATATTGCAATTATCACTTGTCTAATAATGTCAGCGGAGCTTGCAGCAATGTTAACAAGAAAGGGGTTGCCAAAAAATTTAGAAGTATTGCTGGTATTTACAGTGAGGTGGAGTTCATCAAATGCTACAACGATTTCATGAAAATGTATCCTCAAGCAGCCGAGTATCTAGATGACAGTGTTCATGAGACAAAATGGGCAAGATGCAAATTTCCGGGAGAAAGGTACAACATAGACACAACCAACACTGTTGAATCTATCAATGGTGTTTTGAAGGAACCAAGGAAATATGCGTTGTTGCCAATGCTTGATGTGATCGTGGAAAAGATAACAGAATGGTTCAACAAATACCGTCTATTATCTCTACGCGTACCAGAGAGGCAGATACTAATCCCACATGTGCATGGGATATTGCATCACATATATCCTACGGCTAAAAAGCTGAAGGTGACCGAGCTAAATACATTTGAAGGTCACTACAATGTGCTTGGCGAGGATGGTCATGGTTATTTAGTTGATCTGAGCAACAAAACATGCTATTGTAGGTGTTTTGATATTGATCGGTATCCTTGTGTGCATGCACTTGCTGCCATCATGGCGCGTGGAGAAATGGCTGAACATTATTGTTCTAGGTATTACTGGATGGAGCAGTAG